Proteins encoded within one genomic window of Nonomuraea gerenzanensis:
- a CDS encoding TetR/AcrR family transcriptional regulator produces the protein MLKTACEVIAEQGFGHTRTLDIARAAGVSQALLFYHFETKERLFAQAFSYAARQHLNALTDVEESAGTPIDRLRSLLRLCSPAIPTEGWRLWIDAWSEAMRSAELEETSRRIDARGRTLMRGIIEAGVACGEFECADPDATTWRLFALIDGLAVQTHAHPKVLSRRRVNVLIRSAAASELGVPADKL, from the coding sequence TTGCTGAAAACGGCCTGCGAGGTGATCGCGGAGCAGGGATTCGGGCACACCAGGACCCTGGACATCGCCAGGGCCGCGGGAGTCAGTCAGGCGCTGCTCTTCTACCACTTCGAGACCAAGGAGCGGCTGTTCGCCCAGGCCTTCAGCTACGCCGCCCGGCAGCATCTGAACGCGCTGACCGACGTCGAGGAGTCGGCCGGCACGCCGATCGACCGCCTGCGCTCCCTGCTGCGGCTCTGCTCCCCCGCGATCCCGACCGAGGGCTGGCGCCTGTGGATCGACGCCTGGTCCGAGGCCATGCGCAGCGCGGAGCTGGAGGAGACCTCGCGGCGGATCGACGCCAGGGGCCGCACGCTGATGCGCGGCATCATCGAGGCCGGCGTGGCCTGCGGCGAGTTCGAGTGCGCCGATCCCGACGCGACGACGTGGCGGCTGTTCGCGCTCATCGACGGGCTGGCGGTGCAGACGCACGCGCATCCCAAGGTGTTGTCACGGCGCCGGGTCAACGTGCTGATCCGCTCGGCGGCGGCGAGCGAGCTGGGGGTGCCCGCGGACAAGCTCTGA
- a CDS encoding AurF N-oxygenase family protein yields MTSAPSSTAARERDERVASRDAYRAVIERLSKASVDKHWEPYRDIPWDDPEFQVDQTDPRWELPGVDRLGGHPWYLSRSPEVRARIGLWRVATAMKVGLQFENLLKRGLLNYAYRLPNGSPEFRYVYHETTEEAHHGMMFQEFVNRTGLPIRGMPGPLSVVAQVAPWIPLISTELFFVFVLGGEDPIDHVQRRLLRDGRVHHPLEETIMRIHIAEEARHISFARHYLRNRVPRMPAYRRLLLGIASPIILGVMARIMLAPPGPMIRRFRIPASVVAEVYLRNPAAKQEIRDSVSKTRELCAELGLINPLTRRIWQVMGIWEDAAPSAPR; encoded by the coding sequence ATGACATCCGCACCGAGCTCTACCGCCGCCAGGGAACGCGACGAGCGGGTCGCGAGCCGCGACGCGTACCGCGCGGTCATCGAACGCCTCTCGAAGGCGTCGGTGGACAAGCACTGGGAGCCGTACCGCGACATCCCGTGGGACGACCCCGAGTTCCAGGTGGACCAGACCGATCCGCGCTGGGAGCTGCCAGGGGTGGACCGGCTGGGCGGGCACCCCTGGTACCTCAGCCGCTCCCCCGAGGTGCGCGCCCGGATCGGCCTGTGGCGGGTCGCCACCGCCATGAAGGTCGGGCTGCAGTTCGAGAACCTGCTCAAGCGCGGGCTGCTCAACTACGCCTACCGGCTGCCGAACGGATCCCCCGAGTTCCGGTACGTCTACCACGAGACCACCGAAGAGGCGCATCACGGGATGATGTTCCAGGAGTTCGTGAACCGGACCGGGCTCCCCATCCGCGGCATGCCGGGGCCGCTGTCGGTGGTCGCCCAGGTGGCGCCCTGGATCCCGCTGATCTCGACCGAGCTGTTCTTCGTGTTCGTGCTGGGCGGCGAGGACCCGATCGACCACGTGCAGCGCAGGCTCCTCCGGGACGGCCGGGTGCACCACCCGCTGGAGGAGACGATCATGCGCATCCACATCGCGGAGGAGGCCAGGCACATCTCCTTCGCCCGGCACTACCTGCGCAACCGGGTGCCGCGCATGCCCGCCTACCGCAGGCTGCTGCTGGGCATCGCCTCGCCGATCATCCTCGGCGTCATGGCCCGCATCATGCTGGCGCCGCCCGGGCCGATGATCCGGCGCTTCAGGATCCCCGCGAGCGTGGTGGCCGAGGTCTACCTGCGCAACCCCGCCGCCAAGCAGGAGATCCGCGACTCGGTGAGCAAGACCCGCGAGCTGTGCGCGGAGCTCGGCCTGATCAACCCGCTCACCCGGCGCATCTGGCAGGTCATGGGGATCTGGGAGGACGCCGCGCCGTCAGCACCTCGGTGA
- a CDS encoding class I SAM-dependent methyltransferase: MEDLFGGAAPYYAKYRTTPGEPAIEHLAMTFGDGSTVLDLGCGPGTIAIPLSRRVREVLAVDPDEEMLAEGRRLAPRAANIRWIRGDSTKLRELPAFDHVVMGRSFHWMDRRAVLTELDELLPPHGVVALVGPPREPREEPWEAVTRRVRDQFGVNTFSASSSFQATGEHHDDVLAASPFNVLDRAHYEQLRVYDLQSVIGLQLSYSYSAPARLGDRLAAFEREARRQLLAANPSGRWELETVTEVLTARRPPRSP; this comes from the coding sequence ATGGAAGACCTGTTCGGCGGCGCGGCACCCTATTACGCCAAGTACCGCACCACACCGGGCGAGCCGGCCATCGAGCACCTGGCCATGACGTTCGGCGACGGCAGCACCGTCCTGGATCTGGGCTGCGGCCCCGGCACGATCGCGATCCCGCTGAGCAGGCGGGTCCGTGAGGTGCTCGCGGTCGATCCCGACGAGGAGATGCTCGCCGAGGGCAGGCGCCTGGCCCCGCGCGCCGCGAACATCCGGTGGATCAGGGGCGACTCGACGAAGTTGCGCGAGCTGCCCGCGTTCGACCACGTCGTCATGGGCAGGTCGTTCCACTGGATGGACCGCCGCGCGGTGCTGACGGAGCTGGACGAGCTGCTGCCACCGCACGGTGTCGTGGCCCTCGTCGGCCCGCCCCGCGAGCCACGCGAGGAGCCCTGGGAGGCGGTCACCCGCCGGGTGCGCGACCAGTTCGGCGTGAACACCTTCAGCGCGTCCAGCTCCTTCCAGGCCACCGGCGAGCACCACGACGACGTGCTGGCCGCCTCCCCGTTCAACGTGCTCGACCGGGCGCACTACGAGCAGCTCCGGGTGTACGACCTGCAGTCGGTGATCGGCCTGCAGCTGTCGTACTCCTACTCGGCCCCGGCCCGCCTCGGCGACCGGCTGGCGGCCTTCGAACGGGAGGCCAGGCGGCAGCTGCTCGCGGCGAACCCGTCGGGCAGGTGGGAGCTGGAGACGGTCACCGAGGTGCTGACGGCGCGGCGTCCTCCCAGATCCCCATGA